A region from the Aegilops tauschii subsp. strangulata cultivar AL8/78 chromosome 5, Aet v6.0, whole genome shotgun sequence genome encodes:
- the LOC109753990 gene encoding uncharacterized protein isoform X1: MDATSRSSASDLATSLTGSSRSLPLCQDPPLPPREALSPTRSASATAVAASTSRRAPAPRAVTRPPASASRDRRSAGQWMAHRLGTSRMGPTSLGGGGAPSAAAHAHGGTILNRCCYSAVLESPSTAAVVWLSLCYGYNLPLMLGFHVSL; this comes from the exons ATGGACGCCACCAGCAGAAGCTCCGCCTCGGATCTTGCGACCTCGTTGACCGGATCCAGCAGGTCCCTGCCACTGTGTCAAGATCCTCCCCTCCCTCCTAGAGAGGCCCTCTCTCCCACACGCTCTGCATCCGCTACGGCCGTTGCAGCTTCCACCTCCAGAAGAGCACCTGCTCCTCGTGCGGTTACCCGGCCGCCCGCATCCGCAAGT AGAGATCGACGATCGGCTGGGCAGT GGATGGCACATCGATTGGGGACGAGCAGGATGGGGCCAACAAgcctaggaggaggaggagctccatCCGCAGCAGCTCATGCTCATGGAGGAACAATTCTGAATCGTTGTTGTTACTCTGCTGTCCTGGAGTCGCCATCCACAGCAGCCGTGGTGTGGCTGAGCCTCTGCTACGGCTACAACCTCCCTCTG